A window from Rhinolophus sinicus isolate RSC01 linkage group LG01, ASM3656204v1, whole genome shotgun sequence encodes these proteins:
- the B4GALT4 gene encoding beta-1,4-galactosyltransferase 4 isoform X2: MGFHMTFYLSYKFRLLLLFTLCLTVVGWATSNYFVGAIQEIPKAKEFIANFNKAIVLGKKETLTNEASVKKPDLDNCPSMSPYLRGQDKLIFKPDLTLEEIQAENPKVHRGRYHPEECKALQRVAILIPHRNREKHLMYLLEHLHPFLQRQQLDYGIYTIHQAGSKKFNRAKLLNVGYLEALKDENWDCFIFHDVDLVPENDLNLYKCEDQPKHLVVGRNSTGYRKKPGKGLGRRPERQKRKEQERRNNPGSAEDGQTHLEHPHGGTSASCPSLCSPQVTSPSVPDFPLQKATRACPLCSTY; this comes from the exons ATGGGCTTCCACATGACTTTCTACCTTTCCTACAAATTCCGATTACTGTTGCTTTTTACTTTATGTCTGACAGTGGTTGGGTGGGCCACCAGTAACTATTTTGTGGGTGCTATTCAAGAGATTCCTAAAGCAAAAGAGTTCATTGCTAATTTCAACAAGGCCATAgttttgggaaagaaagaaactctgaCTAATGAAGCATCTGTGAAAAAACCAGACCTCGACAACTGCCCTTCTATGTCACCCTACCTCA GAGGTCAAGACAAGCTCATTTTCAAACCAGATCTTACTCTGGAAGAAATTCAAGCAGAAAATCCCAAAGTGCACAGAGGCCGGTATCACCCTGAAGAATGTAAGGCTTTACAGCGGGTCGCCATCCTCATTCCACACCGGAACAGAGAGAAACACCTGATGTACCTGCTAGAACACCTTCATCCCTTCTTGCAGAGACAGCAGCTGGACTATGGCATCTATACCATCCACCAG GCGGGAAGTAAAAAGTTTAATCGAGCCAAACTCTTGAATGTGGGCTACCTAGAAGCTCTCAAGGATGAAAATTGGGACTGCTTTATATTCCATGACGTGGACCTGGTGCCTGAGAACGACTTGAACCTTTACAAGTGTGAGGACCAGCCCAAGCACCTGGTTGTGGGCAGGAACAGCACTGGCTACAG GAAAAAGCCCGGCAAGGGCCTTGGCAGAAGAccagaaagacaaaaaaggaaagaacaggagagGAGAAATAATCCCGGCAGTGCAGAGGATGGCCAGACTCACCTGGAGCACCCACATGGTGGAACTTCTGCAAGCTGTCCCTCACTGTGTAGCCCTCAAGTAACTTCCCCTTCTGTCCCTGACTTCCCCCTCCAGAAGGCAACGAGAGCATGCCCCTTATGTTCAACCTATTAG
- the B4GALT4 gene encoding beta-1,4-galactosyltransferase 4 isoform X1: MGFHMTFYLSYKFRLLLLFTLCLTVVGWATSNYFVGAIQEIPKAKEFIANFNKAIVLGKKETLTNEASVKKPDLDNCPSMSPYLRGQDKLIFKPDLTLEEIQAENPKVHRGRYHPEECKALQRVAILIPHRNREKHLMYLLEHLHPFLQRQQLDYGIYTIHQAGSKKFNRAKLLNVGYLEALKDENWDCFIFHDVDLVPENDLNLYKCEDQPKHLVVGRNSTGYRLRYNGYFGGVTALSREQFFKVNGFSNNYWGWGGEDDDLRLRVELHRMKIIRPMPEVGKYTMIFHTRDRGNEVNIERMKLLHQVSRVWRTDGLNSCVYKLLSVDYNPLYINITVDFWSSP, encoded by the exons ATGGGCTTCCACATGACTTTCTACCTTTCCTACAAATTCCGATTACTGTTGCTTTTTACTTTATGTCTGACAGTGGTTGGGTGGGCCACCAGTAACTATTTTGTGGGTGCTATTCAAGAGATTCCTAAAGCAAAAGAGTTCATTGCTAATTTCAACAAGGCCATAgttttgggaaagaaagaaactctgaCTAATGAAGCATCTGTGAAAAAACCAGACCTCGACAACTGCCCTTCTATGTCACCCTACCTCA GAGGTCAAGACAAGCTCATTTTCAAACCAGATCTTACTCTGGAAGAAATTCAAGCAGAAAATCCCAAAGTGCACAGAGGCCGGTATCACCCTGAAGAATGTAAGGCTTTACAGCGGGTCGCCATCCTCATTCCACACCGGAACAGAGAGAAACACCTGATGTACCTGCTAGAACACCTTCATCCCTTCTTGCAGAGACAGCAGCTGGACTATGGCATCTATACCATCCACCAG GCGGGAAGTAAAAAGTTTAATCGAGCCAAACTCTTGAATGTGGGCTACCTAGAAGCTCTCAAGGATGAAAATTGGGACTGCTTTATATTCCATGACGTGGACCTGGTGCCTGAGAACGACTTGAACCTTTACAAGTGTGAGGACCAGCCCAAGCACCTGGTTGTGGGCAGGAACAGCACTGGCTACAG GTTACGTTACAATGGATATTTTGGGGGTGTTACAGCCCTAAGCAGAGAACAGTTTTTCAAGGTGAATGGATTCTCTAACAACTACTGGGGATGGGGAGGCGAAGACGATGACCTCAGACTCAG GGTTGAGCTTCATAGAATGAAAATAATCCGGCCAATGCCTGAAGTGGGTAAATATACAATGATCTTCCACACTAGAGACCGAGGCAATGAGGTGAATATAGAACG gaTGAAGCTCTTACATCAGGTGTCAAGAGTCTGGAGAACAGATGGGTTGAACAGTTGTGTTTATAAATTACTGTCTGTGGATTACAATCCTTTGTATATCAACATCACAGTAGATTTCTGGTCTAGCCCATGA